Proteins encoded within one genomic window of Setaria italica strain Yugu1 chromosome IV, Setaria_italica_v2.0, whole genome shotgun sequence:
- the LOC101781613 gene encoding tyrosine N-monooxygenase encodes MAMEATAAATSVLGASSLTSAILKALLLLVTMVCLVRTIRPQRKTKFTASLPPGPTPWPIVGNLPEMMLNKPAFRWIHHVMKDIGTDIACIKLGGVHVIPITCPAIAREVLRKQDTTFASRPLTFASETFSGGYRNAVLSPYGDQWRKMRRVLASEIVCPSRHKWLCSKRADEADNITRYVYSLVKTKSGGAVDVRHVARHYCGNVIRRLVFNRRHFGEPQPDGGPGPLEVQHVDAVFRSLGLLYAFCVSDYLPWLLGLDLDGHEKMVKEANKIVNGLHDKVIDERWRQWKSGERKEPEDFLDVLITLKAADGKALLTIEEVKAQSQDITFAAVDNPSNAVEWALAETVNNPELLEKAAAELDGVVGRGRLVQESDIPWLCYLKACIREAFRLHPVAPFNVPHVALADATVAGYHVPKGSHVILSRIGLGRNPAVWDDPLRFDPGRHIIPGDPTAEVTLCENELRFISFSTGRRGCIAASLGTAMSVMLFGRLLQCFTWSKQAAVTTIDLSESRNDTFMAKPLVLHAEPRLPAHLYLGMYN; translated from the exons ATGGCAATGGAGGCAACAGCTGCAGCCACCTCGGTGCTTGGAGCTTCCTCGCTCACCTCTGCAATCCTCAAAGCGTTACTGCTCCTGGTCACGATGGTGTGCCTCGTTCGAACCATAAGGCCGCAGCGGAAGACCAAGTTCACCGCGTCGCTCCCGCCAGGGCCGACGCCGTGGCCCATCGTCGGAAACTTGCCGGAGATGATGCTGAACAAGCCGGCGTTCCGTTGGATCCACCACGTCATGAAGGACATAGGCACCGACATCGCCTGCATCAAGCTTGGCGGCGTCCACGTCATCCCGATCACCTGCCCAGCGATCGCGCGTGAGGTGCTGAGGAAGCAGGACACCACCTTCGCCTCCCGCCCGCTCACCTTCGCCTCCGAAACCTTCAGCGGCGGCTACCGGAACGCCGTGCTGTCCCCCTACGGCGACCAGTGGAGGAAGATGCGCCGCGTGCTCGCCTCCGAGATCGTCTGCCCCTCCCGCCACAAGTGGCTCTGCAGCAAGCGCGCCGACGAGGCCGACAACATCACCCGCTACGTCTACAGCCTTGTCAAAACGAAGTCCGGAGGCGCCGTCGACGTCAGGCACGTCGCGCGCCATTACTGTGGCAACGTCATCCGCCGCCTCGTCTTCAACAGGCGCCACTTCGGCGAGCCGCAGCCCGACGGTGGCCCCGGCCCGCTTGAG GTGCAGCACGTGGACGCCGTGTTTAGATCGCTGGGGCTCCTCTACGCCTTCTGCGTCTCCGACTACCTGCCCTGGCTGCTAGGCCTTGACCTCGACGGCCACGAGAAGATGGTCAAGGAGGCCAACAAGATAGTGAACGGGCTGCACGACAAGGTCATCGACGAGCGGTGGAGGCAGTGGAAGAGCGGCGAGAGGAAAGAGCCCGAGGACTTCCTCGACGTGCTCATTACACTCAAGGCCGCCGATGGCAAAGCGTTGCTCACCATCGAGGAGGTCAAAGCTCAGTCGCAG GACATCACGTTCGCGGCCGTGGACAACCCGTCGAACGCGGTGGAGTGGGCGCTGGCGGAGACGGTGAACAACCCGGAGCTAttggagaaggcggcggcggagctcgacgGCGTCGTCGGCCGTGGCCGGCTAGTGCAGGAGTCCGACATCCCGTGGCTTTGCTACCTCAAGGCCTGCATCCGCGAGGCGTTCCGCCTGCACCCCGTGGCGCCGTTCAACGTCCCCCACGTCGCGCTCGCCgacgccaccgtcgccggcTACCACGTCCCCAAGGGCAGCCACGTCATCCTCAGTCGCATCGGCCTCGGCCGCAACCCCGCCGTCTGGGACGACCCGCTCCGCTTCGATCCCGGCCGCCACATCATCCCCGGGGATCCCACAGCGGAGGTCACGCTCTGCGAGAACGAGCTGCGCTTCATCTCCTTCagcaccggccgccgcgggTGCATCGCGGCCTCACTCGGCACCGCCATGAGCGTCATGCTCTTCGGCAGGCTCCTCCAGTGTTTCACCTGGAGCAAGCAAGCTGCGGTCACGACCATCGACCTGAGCGAGTCGAGGAACGACACCTTCATGGCCAAGCCGCTCGTGCTGCATGCCGAGCCACGGCTGCCGGCGCACCTCTACCTGGGCATGTATAATTAA